From a single Planctellipticum variicoloris genomic region:
- a CDS encoding histidine triad nucleotide-binding protein encodes MAAGKTIFKRIIDGEIPAQIVYETDRCLAFRDVNPQAPVHVLVIPKQEIASLAEAAEADESLLGHLLLSARTIASQLGLENGYRTVINCGPDGGQSVDHLHVHLLGGRPLGWPPG; translated from the coding sequence ATGGCGGCGGGCAAGACTATCTTCAAGCGGATCATCGACGGCGAGATCCCGGCGCAGATCGTCTACGAAACCGACCGCTGCCTGGCGTTTCGCGACGTCAACCCGCAGGCGCCGGTGCATGTGCTGGTGATTCCCAAACAGGAGATTGCCAGTCTGGCGGAAGCTGCGGAGGCGGACGAGTCGCTGCTGGGGCATCTGCTGCTGTCGGCCCGCACGATTGCCAGCCAGCTTGGCCTTGAGAATGGTTATCGCACTGTGATCAACTGCGGTCCCGACGGCGGGCAGTCGGTCGATCATCTGCACGTGCATCTGCTGGGCGGACGTCCGCTGGGGTGGCCTCCCGGTTAA
- a CDS encoding DUF3500 domain-containing protein has protein sequence MASRQLLVAGLVVVTMAALLVAQAPQAPATGLAMTEAAKAFQGTLTPAQLAQTSFAYDDAERLNWHFIPRERKGLPLKALEGAAHKAALALIHSGLSEAGYDQTLNIMSLEEVLYLLEGGERQVRRERRDPQKYYLSIFGTPSDKGVWGWRVEGHHISLNFSVKDGRVVASTPEFFGANPGTIEAGKGRQIRVLGPEEDIARQILKLCTPEQQKACWISKTAPDEVPGPGAPQADVGPAVGLSFQEMSADQQKLLQDLLGEYLKNLTGDVEAERRAKINAAGMDVIKFAWWGEPDLHERHHYRVQGPTFVIEYNNTQNNANHVHSMWRSLDGDLNVARSK, from the coding sequence ATGGCGTCGCGACAACTGCTGGTAGCGGGATTGGTGGTGGTGACGATGGCGGCGCTGCTGGTCGCTCAGGCGCCACAGGCGCCGGCGACGGGGCTGGCGATGACTGAGGCGGCTAAGGCGTTCCAGGGGACCCTGACTCCGGCGCAACTGGCTCAGACGTCGTTCGCGTATGACGACGCGGAGCGGCTGAACTGGCACTTCATTCCGCGGGAGCGGAAGGGATTGCCGCTGAAGGCGCTGGAAGGGGCGGCTCATAAGGCCGCGCTGGCGCTGATTCACTCCGGGCTGTCGGAGGCCGGTTACGACCAGACGCTGAATATCATGAGTCTCGAAGAGGTGCTGTATCTCCTCGAAGGGGGAGAGCGTCAGGTTCGTCGCGAACGACGCGATCCTCAGAAATACTATCTCAGCATTTTCGGAACCCCCTCGGACAAAGGGGTGTGGGGCTGGCGAGTGGAAGGACACCACATCTCGCTGAATTTCAGCGTCAAAGACGGTCGAGTCGTCGCCAGCACGCCGGAGTTTTTCGGAGCGAATCCGGGGACGATTGAAGCGGGGAAGGGGCGGCAGATTCGGGTGCTGGGGCCCGAGGAAGACATTGCGCGCCAGATTCTGAAACTCTGCACGCCGGAGCAGCAGAAAGCCTGCTGGATCAGCAAGACCGCTCCCGACGAGGTTCCCGGACCCGGCGCTCCACAGGCGGACGTCGGCCCGGCGGTGGGACTGTCGTTCCAGGAGATGTCGGCCGATCAGCAGAAGCTGCTGCAGGACCTGCTGGGCGAATACCTGAAGAACCTGACCGGGGACGTCGAGGCCGAGCGACGGGCAAAGATCAACGCGGCGGGGATGGATGTCATCAAGTTCGCGTGGTGGGGCGAACCCGATCTGCACGAGCGGCATCACTACCGGGTGCAGGGGCCGACGTTTGTGATCGAGTACAACAACACGCAGAACAACGCCAATCACGTGCACTCGATGTGGCGAAGTCTGGATGGCGATTTGAACGTCGCCCGGTCGAAGTAG
- a CDS encoding aspartate aminotransferase family protein, with amino-acid sequence MTTAVVSRLDALYAERFPESARLAERGKSLFPSGVTHDGRYLEPFPVYVREAHGSRKTTVEGHSLVDYWVGHGSLILGHGHPAVVEAVQRQMALGTHFSACHELEMDWAERVLGLLPAAERIRFTNSGTEATLMAIRIARLATGRRKVVKFIGHFHGWHDSLVPAAYAPYTPEDWSLPGVSEGVLSETIPIPPNDLAALEQALDEHRPACVIVEATGGHWGMVPVQGEYLRELRRLTAARGVPLIFDEVISGFRVHPGGSQGHYGIAPDMTTLAKILAGGLPGGALVGRADLLEGLAFENRFGKKMKHPGTYNGNPLSAAAGVAALDVVATGEPGRHSNRMAAVLRGRLNALFAEKSVDWIAYGEFSMIHLLMGYDGPRPDRDDFIPCGGDYRKLDGKSDRQLGFALRRALFVGGVDWFGSGAMTSAAHTEADVEITVEAFSQAIDLLREGGRIS; translated from the coding sequence ATGACGACGGCTGTGGTGTCCCGTCTCGATGCTTTGTATGCGGAGCGATTTCCCGAGTCGGCCCGGCTCGCCGAGCGGGGCAAGTCGCTGTTTCCGAGCGGCGTGACCCATGACGGACGCTACCTCGAACCGTTTCCGGTCTACGTGCGCGAGGCTCACGGATCGCGAAAGACGACCGTCGAGGGGCATTCGCTGGTCGACTACTGGGTGGGCCACGGGTCGCTGATTCTGGGCCACGGTCACCCGGCGGTGGTTGAAGCGGTGCAGCGGCAGATGGCCCTCGGAACGCACTTTTCGGCCTGCCACGAACTGGAGATGGACTGGGCGGAGCGGGTGCTGGGGCTGCTTCCCGCCGCGGAGCGGATTCGTTTTACGAACAGCGGGACGGAAGCCACGCTGATGGCGATCCGCATCGCCCGCCTGGCGACCGGTCGGCGGAAGGTGGTCAAGTTTATCGGGCACTTCCACGGCTGGCACGATTCGCTGGTGCCGGCCGCCTATGCGCCGTATACCCCGGAGGACTGGTCTCTGCCCGGGGTCTCCGAGGGGGTGTTGTCGGAGACGATTCCGATTCCGCCGAACGATCTCGCGGCGCTGGAGCAGGCCCTTGATGAGCATCGGCCGGCCTGCGTGATTGTCGAAGCCACGGGCGGTCACTGGGGCATGGTGCCCGTGCAGGGAGAATACCTGCGGGAGCTGCGCCGTCTGACAGCGGCCCGCGGCGTGCCGCTGATCTTCGATGAAGTCATCAGCGGATTCCGGGTGCATCCGGGCGGATCTCAGGGGCACTATGGAATCGCCCCGGATATGACGACGCTGGCCAAGATTCTGGCGGGCGGTCTGCCGGGGGGCGCCCTCGTCGGACGGGCGGATCTGCTGGAAGGGCTGGCGTTCGAGAACCGTTTCGGCAAGAAAATGAAGCACCCTGGCACGTACAACGGCAATCCGCTTTCCGCGGCGGCCGGCGTCGCGGCTCTGGACGTGGTCGCGACGGGGGAGCCGGGACGGCACTCGAATCGGATGGCCGCGGTGCTGCGCGGTCGTCTGAACGCACTGTTTGCGGAGAAGTCGGTCGACTGGATCGCGTACGGCGAATTCTCGATGATCCATCTGCTGATGGGCTACGACGGCCCGCGGCCGGATCGGGACGATTTCATTCCGTGCGGCGGCGACTATCGCAAGCTGGATGGCAAGTCCGACCGCCAGTTGGGTTTTGCGTTGCGGCGGGCGCTGTTCGTCGGGGGCGTCGACTGGTTCGGCTCAGGAGCGATGACTTCGGCGGCCCATACCGAGGCGGATGTGGAGATCACGGTGGAGGCTTTCTCGCAGGCGATCGATCTGCTGCGGGAAGGCGGCCGGATTTCGTGA